A genomic segment from Triplophysa dalaica isolate WHDGS20190420 chromosome 22, ASM1584641v1, whole genome shotgun sequence encodes:
- the wnt11 gene encoding protein Wnt-11: protein MKRTFHSLPLCIFTFLLLSKECTGIKWLSLSQSTQHFNKTQHCKTLPGLVSSQAQLCRSNLELMQTIIQAAREVKKVCQKTFTDMRWNCSSIDAPKYLPDLERGTRESAFVYALSAAAISHTIARACTSGDLRLCSCGPIPGEIPEPGYRWGGCADNLHYGLLMGSKFSDAPMKMKKKSGSNANKLMHLHNSEVGRQALRDSLVMKCKCHGVSGSCSIRTCWRGLQDLKDIAMDLKTKYLSATKVVHRPMGTRKQLVPKDIDIRPVRENELVYLQSSPDFCMKNDKLGSFGTQDRQCNKTSSGSDSCDLMCCGRGYNPYSERLVERCHCKYHWCCYVTCKKCERNVERYVCK, encoded by the exons ATGAAGCGCACATTCCATTCACTTCCGCTCTGTATCTTCACATTTCTGCTCCTGTCAAAGGAGTGCACCGGAATCAAATGGCT GTCACTATCGCAGTCCACACAACACTTCAACAAGACTCAGCACTGCAAGACGTTACCAGGTCTCGTCTCGTCTCAGGCCCAGCTCTGTAGGAGCAACCTGGAACTCATGCAAACCATCATCCAAGCTGCACGGGAGGTGAAAAAGGTCTGCCAAAAAACCTTCACAGACATGCGCTGGAACTGTTCCTCTATTGATGCTCCAAAATACCTCCCAGACCTGGAACGAG gAACGAGAGAATCTGCCTTCGTGTACGCGCTCTCTGCAGCAGCTATAAGTCACACTATAGCACGCGCGTGCACATCTGGAGACCTGAGGTTGTGCTCATGCGGTCCGATTCCGGGGGAAATACCCGAGCCTGGGTACAGGTGGGGTGGCTGTGCTGATAACCTGCATTACGGTCTTCTCATGGGCTCCAAGTTTTCAGATGCCCCCATGAAAATGAAGAAGAAATCTGGCTCGAACGCCAACAAGCTGATGCATCTCCACAACAGCGAAGTTGGCAGACAG GCTTTGCGAGATTCCTTGGTGATGAAGTGCAAATGTCATGGTGTTTCTGGTTCCTGCTCTATTCGGACCTGTTGGAGAGGCCTACAGGACCTCAAGGATATCGCTATGGATTTGAAGACCAAGTACTTGTCAGCCACTAAGGTGGTCCATCGGCCCATGGGCACACGCAAACAACTCGTCCCCAAAGACATCGATATCCGGCCGGTTCGAGAGAACGAGCTCGTGTATCTGCAGAGTTCACCGGACTTCTGCATGAAAAATGACAAGTTGGGATCTTTTGGTACTCAGGACAG GCAGTGCAATAAGACGTCCAGCGGCAGTGACAGCTGTGATCTGATGTGCTGTGGCAGAGGCTACAACCCTTACTCAGAGAGGCTGGTGGAACGGTGCCACTGCAAATATCACTGGTGCTGCTACGTTACGTGCAAGAAGTGCGAGAGGAATGTGGAGAGATACGTGTGCAAATGA